The proteins below are encoded in one region of Chiloscyllium plagiosum isolate BGI_BamShark_2017 chromosome 7, ASM401019v2, whole genome shotgun sequence:
- the LOC122551341 gene encoding integumentary mucin C.1-like, with translation MDFEIIIDVQETVCAANSGLDLANCTLLPTPDAKTATCTSQVQVSHNESPVVMVQCMNMSMTTSNSTSIPTPTSTSTINSTSTSTSRPTSITTTTTTNTTTTTTTTTTVPTTTTTTTTIKSSLSSSSEKQ, from the exons ATGGATTTTGAAATAATCATTGATGTCCAGGAAACTGTATGTGCTGCAAATTCTGGATTGGATCTAGCAAATTGTACACTGCTACCTACCCCAGATGCT AAAACTGCTACTTGCACCAGCCAGGTTCAAGTGAGTCATAATGAAAGTCCAGTTGTTATGGTACAATGCATGAACATGAGCATGACAACATCAAACTCAACATCGATACCAACACCAACGTCAACATCAACAATTAActcaacatcaacatcaacatcaaGGCCAACATCGATCACTACAACAACGACAACAAATACAACTACAACaactacaacaacaacaactgtaccaactacaacaacaacaacaacaacaataaaaTCATCGTTGTCGTCATCATCAGAAAAGCAGTGA